A region from the Stutzerimonas stutzeri genome encodes:
- a CDS encoding LTA synthase family protein — translation MLWHGFPVLRLLAAWLAASAALFALFGWLERRTRAAPVSLASAPARRGASWPARFAVFGVLLVVSVVAARGTLRQGPPLRWGDAFTTASTFANHLGQNATLSLYDAARNRFSSHRDNSWKATLPVADAQAIARELLLTANDRLVDAELAPVRRDFQPPADGQLAVRNVVVILMESFAGRYVGALGSADGITPNFDRLAGEGLLFERFFANGTHTHQGMFASMACFPNLPGFEYLMQTPEGGHRFSGLPQLLGARAFDDVYVYNGDFAWDNQAGFFGNQGMKRFVGRNDYVNPVVSDPTWGVSDQDMFTRAAEELGKLDNGAPFYALLQTLSNHTPYALPEQLPVAAVEGHGALDQHLTAMRYSDWALGQFFDKVRNQPWFKQTLFVVVGDHGFGAPEEVTEMDLLRFHVPLLLIAPGVTERFGSRREVVGTQVDVVPTIMGRLGGEVRHQCWGRDLLSLPADDPGFGIVKPSGSDQTVALIRGDRVLVQPKEQPARLYRYRLGGEPAGERIAAAEDQPQLLRQLHAYLQTATASLLANTSGDRSGEGESEAVAAEVPLAVKAAPPARPDKG, via the coding sequence ATGCTCTGGCACGGCTTCCCGGTGCTGCGGCTGCTGGCCGCCTGGCTCGCGGCGAGCGCCGCGCTGTTCGCGCTGTTCGGCTGGCTGGAGCGCCGCACCCGCGCCGCTCCGGTGAGCCTGGCGAGCGCGCCGGCCCGCCGCGGCGCGAGCTGGCCGGCGCGGTTCGCGGTGTTCGGCGTGTTGCTGGTGGTCAGCGTGGTGGCCGCGCGCGGCACGCTGCGTCAGGGCCCGCCGCTGCGCTGGGGCGATGCCTTCACCACCGCCTCGACCTTCGCCAACCACCTCGGGCAGAACGCCACGCTGTCGCTCTACGATGCGGCGCGCAACCGCTTCTCGAGCCATCGCGACAACAGCTGGAAGGCGACACTGCCGGTTGCGGATGCGCAGGCGATCGCCCGCGAGCTGCTGCTGACCGCCAACGACCGGCTGGTGGACGCCGAGCTGGCGCCGGTGCGCCGTGACTTCCAGCCGCCGGCGGACGGCCAGCTGGCGGTGCGCAACGTGGTGGTGATCCTCATGGAGAGCTTCGCCGGCCGCTATGTCGGCGCGCTCGGCAGTGCCGACGGCATCACGCCGAACTTCGACCGCCTGGCCGGCGAGGGGCTGTTGTTCGAGCGCTTCTTCGCCAACGGCACCCACACCCACCAGGGCATGTTCGCCAGCATGGCCTGCTTTCCCAACCTGCCGGGCTTCGAGTACCTGATGCAGACGCCCGAAGGCGGCCATCGCTTCTCCGGCCTGCCGCAGCTGCTCGGTGCGCGGGCGTTCGACGACGTTTACGTCTACAACGGCGATTTCGCCTGGGACAACCAGGCGGGGTTCTTCGGCAACCAGGGCATGAAGCGCTTCGTCGGCCGCAACGACTACGTGAATCCGGTGGTTTCCGACCCGACCTGGGGCGTTTCCGACCAGGACATGTTCACCCGCGCCGCCGAGGAGCTGGGCAAGCTGGATAACGGCGCGCCGTTCTATGCGCTGCTGCAGACGCTGTCCAACCACACGCCGTATGCGCTGCCCGAGCAGTTGCCGGTCGCTGCTGTCGAGGGGCATGGCGCGCTGGATCAGCATCTGACGGCGATGCGTTATTCGGACTGGGCGCTGGGGCAGTTCTTCGACAAGGTGCGTAACCAGCCTTGGTTCAAGCAGACCTTGTTCGTGGTGGTCGGCGACCACGGTTTCGGCGCGCCGGAGGAAGTCACCGAGATGGACCTGCTGCGCTTCCACGTGCCGCTGCTGCTGATCGCCCCGGGCGTCACCGAGCGTTTCGGCAGCCGTCGCGAGGTGGTCGGTACGCAGGTGGACGTGGTGCCGACCATCATGGGCCGCCTCGGTGGCGAGGTGCGTCATCAATGCTGGGGCCGCGATTTGCTCAGCCTGCCGGCGGACGATCCGGGTTTCGGCATCGTCAAGCCGTCGGGCAGCGACCAGACCGTGGCGCTGATCCGCGGTGATCGGGTGCTGGTACAGCCCAAGGAGCAGCCGGCGCGGCTGTATCGCTATCGCCTGGGCGGTGAACCGGCTGGCGAGCGGATCGCCGCTGCCGAGGATCAGCCGCAGCTGCTGCGCCAGCTGCACGCCTACCTGCAGACCGCCACCGCCAGCCTGCTGGCCAACACCAGCGGAGATCGCAGCGGCGAGGGCGAGTCGGAAGCGGTGGCCGCCGAGGTGCCGCTCGCGGTGAAAGCGGCCCCGCCGGCACGGCCGGACAAGGGTTGA
- a CDS encoding RNA polymerase sigma factor, with protein MNDSEQDLIQQAARGDRQAFGTLVRVHQARVFHFLRRLLGSADEAADLTQETFIRAFQALPRWRPEARLQTWLLQIARNAALDTLRQRQRYVDVAPEELAEPVDPAPSPLSRLQAGRDLALLERLLARLPHEQREILLLREVEGLAYDELAATLQLAAGTVKSRLARAREALLHGYRQANGGTLDD; from the coding sequence ATGAACGACAGCGAACAGGACCTCATCCAGCAGGCCGCGCGTGGTGATCGCCAGGCGTTCGGCACGCTAGTGCGCGTCCATCAGGCGCGGGTCTTCCACTTCCTCCGTCGCCTGCTCGGCAGCGCCGACGAGGCCGCTGACCTGACTCAGGAAACGTTCATCCGCGCCTTCCAGGCGCTGCCCAGATGGCGCCCGGAAGCACGCTTGCAGACCTGGTTGCTGCAGATCGCACGCAATGCCGCGCTGGATACGCTGCGCCAGCGGCAACGCTACGTCGACGTGGCGCCGGAGGAACTGGCCGAGCCGGTCGATCCAGCGCCATCGCCGCTGAGCCGACTGCAGGCCGGTCGCGATCTGGCATTGCTGGAACGCTTGCTAGCCCGCCTGCCCCACGAACAGCGCGAGATCCTGCTGCTGCGCGAGGTGGAGGGGCTGGCCTACGACGAACTGGCCGCCACGCTGCAGCTCGCCGCCGGCACCGTCAAGTCGCGCCTGGCACGCGCCCGCGAGGCGCTGCTGCACGGCTATCGCCAGGCCAACGGAGGCACCCTCGATGACTGA
- a CDS encoding DUF1924 domain-containing protein: MKARWIILLSCCLSLPALAETEHPLLPGYAAQARQENPNFAGFSAERGKALYFAEEQRNGKTMSCTTCHTADPRQPGKTPAHRKVDPLAPAANPERFTDLKKVEKWFRRNCDDVYARECTAQEKGDFISWIDSIR; this comes from the coding sequence ATGAAAGCCCGCTGGATCATCCTCCTGTCCTGCTGCCTGAGCCTGCCCGCCCTGGCCGAAACCGAACACCCACTGCTGCCCGGCTACGCCGCCCAGGCGCGTCAGGAGAATCCGAACTTCGCCGGTTTCTCCGCCGAGCGCGGCAAGGCGCTGTACTTCGCCGAGGAGCAGCGCAATGGCAAGACCATGAGCTGCACCACCTGCCACACCGCCGACCCGCGTCAGCCCGGCAAGACGCCGGCGCATCGCAAGGTCGATCCGCTGGCGCCGGCAGCCAACCCCGAGCGCTTCACCGACCTGAAGAAGGTCGAGAAATGGTTCCGCCGCAACTGCGACGACGTCTACGCCCGTGAATGCACCGCGCAGGAAAAAGGTGACTTCATCAGCTGGATCGACAGCATCAGATAA
- the ntrB gene encoding nitrate ABC transporter permease — protein sequence MNNHLRLKAALVSVLLLAALLLVWQTATHTPAQQTDVSAADAEYAALMGQTAEAPKKDGFPTPAQFFELAGQQLSEPFYDRGPNDKGIGIQLAHSLGRVALGYLIALAVAIPLGFVIGMSPLLYQALNPFIQVLKPISPLAWMPIALYTIRDSSVSAVFVIFICSIWPMLINTAFGVAGVRKDWLNVARTLEVSPLRKAFCVILPAAAPTIITGMRISMGIAWLVIVAAEMLIGGTGIGYFVWNEWNNLSLANVIFAVLMIGVIGMLLDLLFAQLQKKVTYVD from the coding sequence ATGAACAATCATCTTCGCCTGAAGGCGGCGTTGGTCTCGGTATTGTTACTGGCCGCACTGTTGCTGGTCTGGCAGACCGCCACCCATACCCCCGCCCAGCAGACCGACGTGAGCGCGGCAGACGCCGAATACGCCGCGCTCATGGGACAAACGGCCGAGGCGCCGAAGAAGGACGGCTTCCCCACGCCGGCGCAGTTCTTCGAACTGGCTGGCCAGCAGCTAAGCGAACCCTTCTACGACCGCGGCCCGAACGACAAGGGCATCGGTATCCAGCTTGCGCATTCGCTCGGGCGCGTCGCGCTCGGCTATCTGATCGCACTGGCCGTAGCAATTCCACTCGGCTTCGTGATCGGCATGTCGCCGCTCCTGTACCAGGCACTTAACCCCTTCATTCAGGTGCTCAAGCCCATCTCGCCGCTGGCCTGGATGCCGATTGCGCTCTACACCATCCGCGACTCATCGGTCTCGGCAGTGTTCGTGATCTTCATCTGCTCGATTTGGCCGATGCTGATCAACACCGCATTCGGTGTAGCCGGGGTGCGCAAGGACTGGCTGAACGTCGCACGCACGCTGGAGGTATCGCCGCTGCGCAAGGCCTTCTGCGTGATCCTGCCGGCCGCGGCTCCAACCATCATCACCGGCATGCGCATCTCCATGGGTATCGCCTGGCTGGTCATCGTCGCGGCCGAGATGCTCATAGGCGGCACCGGTATCGGCTACTTCGTCTGGAACGAGTGGAACAACCTTTCGCTGGCCAACGTGATCTTCGCGGTACTGATGATCGGTGTCATCGGCATGCTGCTCGATCTCCTTTTCGCACAACTGCAAAAGAAGGTGACCTATGTCGACTAA
- a CDS encoding nitroreductase family protein: protein MASHRNAAENSSPSSVAESAVTKAQLANAAKQVDANRKLELLDASHFILLCRLSDMSDSHLQALLAQEAAEGRFSDDSAQIAQHHARARRINLHRYERKDLAHWMEKHVYLALGSLISRAAALGIDAVPMEHFDQASVDAAFQLPQHGLTGVLLVALGYRSRDNGDGPGKSRLPAERIFMFR from the coding sequence ATCGCGAGCCATCGTAATGCAGCAGAAAACTCATCGCCCAGTTCAGTTGCCGAAAGCGCGGTAACCAAAGCGCAGCTTGCAAATGCAGCCAAACAGGTCGATGCCAATAGAAAGCTCGAACTGCTCGATGCCTCTCATTTCATATTGCTCTGCAGACTTTCCGACATGAGTGACTCGCACCTCCAGGCTTTACTGGCGCAGGAGGCTGCGGAGGGGCGCTTTTCAGACGACAGCGCTCAGATCGCTCAGCATCACGCCCGTGCACGTCGAATCAACCTGCACCGTTATGAGCGCAAGGATCTGGCTCATTGGATGGAGAAGCACGTCTATCTCGCTCTTGGCTCTCTGATCTCCCGCGCGGCGGCGCTGGGCATTGACGCCGTACCCATGGAGCATTTCGATCAGGCCTCGGTCGATGCAGCCTTTCAATTGCCACAACATGGGCTGACCGGCGTGCTCTTGGTCGCGTTGGGCTATCGCAGTCGTGACAACGGAGACGGTCCTGGAAAGTCGCGCTTGCCGGCTGAGCGAATATTCATGTTTCGCTGA
- the cynS gene encoding cyanase, whose translation MITDRAQVTEMIISAKVTKGIKWSQAAEAIGKSKEWTTAGLLGQMAFDKSQAETLGKLFGLTDEAVAWLQIVPYKGSLPTAVPTDPLIYRWYEIVNVYGGTIKELIHEEFGDGIMSAIDFSMDIQRQPDPKGDRVNVVLSGKFLPYKSY comes from the coding sequence ATGATTACCGACCGCGCACAAGTTACCGAGATGATCATCTCCGCCAAGGTCACCAAGGGCATCAAATGGAGCCAGGCCGCCGAGGCCATTGGCAAGAGCAAGGAATGGACAACCGCCGGCCTGCTCGGGCAGATGGCCTTCGACAAGTCCCAGGCCGAAACGCTTGGCAAGCTGTTCGGCCTCACCGACGAGGCCGTGGCCTGGCTGCAGATCGTGCCGTACAAGGGCTCGCTGCCTACCGCCGTGCCGACCGACCCGCTGATCTACCGCTGGTACGAGATCGTCAATGTCTATGGCGGCACCATCAAGGAGCTGATCCACGAGGAATTTGGCGACGGCATCATGAGCGCCATCGATTTCTCCATGGATATCCAGCGCCAGCCGGACCCGAAAGGCGATCGCGTGAACGTGGTGCTGTCGGGCAAGTTCTTGCCCTACAAGAGCTACTGA
- a CDS encoding diheme cytochrome c — translation MKIAPLAAVAGLGLTLVLAGLSFADDDDHRERKGYKRPKRLTVPSDAPLVWKEECAACHMLYSPGLLPADAWREQMRTLGDHYGSNASLDPVQEKEILDFLVRASAANRLPVEPSPTAGEPPRISQTRWFEHKHDELSEAKFARESVGGRFNCVACHRDAEKGDFDEDRVKIPR, via the coding sequence ATGAAGATCGCACCCCTCGCTGCCGTCGCCGGGCTGGGCCTGACCCTGGTACTGGCCGGCCTCAGCTTCGCCGATGACGACGACCATCGAGAGCGCAAGGGCTACAAGCGGCCCAAGCGCCTGACGGTACCCAGCGACGCACCGCTGGTGTGGAAGGAAGAATGCGCGGCCTGCCACATGCTCTATTCTCCCGGCCTGCTGCCTGCCGATGCCTGGCGCGAGCAGATGCGCACCCTGGGCGATCACTACGGCAGCAACGCGTCGCTGGACCCGGTGCAGGAAAAGGAAATCCTCGACTTCCTGGTCCGCGCCTCGGCCGCCAACCGCCTACCGGTGGAGCCGTCACCCACCGCCGGCGAGCCGCCACGCATCAGCCAGACGCGCTGGTTCGAGCACAAACACGACGAGCTCAGCGAAGCCAAGTTCGCCCGCGAGTCGGTCGGCGGCCGCTTCAACTGCGTGGCCTGCCATCGCGACGCGGAAAAAGGCGACTTCGACGAGGACCGGGTGAAGATTCCGCGCTGA
- a CDS encoding MBL fold metallo-hydrolase, with product MTLDIRSFFDPVTSTFTHVVHAPGQAQCAVVDAVLGYDPVTRLTDTHMADEVKAYIQARGLQLQWLLETHVHADHLSAASYLRAELGGRIGISGRVMKVRCTLVDRYGPFQQRPYDHLFATDEMFYIGPLRTQALAVPGHTPADIAYLVNNEVVFVGDTLFPPDVGTARCDFPGGSAKTLYRSIQRLLSLPAHVQMMMCHDYPPRDRAPIVECTVAEQRSTNIHARSGISEAEFIEMRTQRDRTLPAPRLLGPSMRANLGGLQTDR from the coding sequence ATGACTCTGGATATCCGCTCGTTCTTCGATCCGGTCACCTCGACCTTCACCCATGTAGTTCATGCGCCAGGCCAGGCGCAATGCGCCGTAGTCGATGCAGTGCTGGGTTATGACCCGGTCACCCGCCTGACCGATACGCACATGGCTGATGAGGTGAAAGCCTATATTCAGGCCAGGGGGCTGCAGCTCCAGTGGTTACTGGAGACCCATGTCCATGCCGATCACCTGTCGGCCGCCAGCTACCTGCGCGCCGAACTTGGCGGGCGTATCGGCATCAGCGGCCGGGTCATGAAGGTACGCTGCACGCTCGTCGATCGGTACGGCCCGTTCCAGCAGAGGCCATACGACCACTTGTTTGCCACGGACGAAATGTTTTACATCGGTCCGCTGCGGACGCAGGCGCTTGCCGTGCCGGGGCACACGCCCGCCGATATCGCCTACCTGGTGAATAATGAGGTCGTGTTCGTTGGCGACACGCTTTTTCCACCGGACGTCGGCACAGCGCGTTGCGACTTCCCAGGGGGCAGTGCCAAGACACTGTATCGCTCCATCCAGCGTCTGCTGAGTTTGCCCGCGCATGTTCAGATGATGATGTGCCACGACTACCCGCCTCGCGACCGCGCGCCCATTGTCGAGTGCACCGTTGCTGAACAGCGCTCGACAAATATTCATGCGCGAAGTGGCATTTCAGAGGCCGAGTTTATCGAGATGCGTACCCAGCGCGACCGGACACTTCCAGCCCCACGCCTTTTGGGGCCATCCATGCGTGCGAATCTAGGGGGCTTGCAAACTGATCGTTGA
- a CDS encoding sulfite exporter TauE/SafE family protein: MDPLLLGGVAGVLVGLSMGLTGAGGGVLAVPALTMVLGLDLHQAVPLGLLAIGSAALLGSLDGLRHGLVRYRAALFMAAIGVLTASLGTRLAHRLPTDAVMLLFCLVLIVIAVRQWSQGMTPIASGIADAALFKPCRLAPDNWRFCWTPRCFMHFGAIGASAGLLTGLLGVGGGFVIVPFMRRYCELGMQGVVATSLAVIALVSLFSVGQALHAGIVVPPAGWLFIGACALGMAAGRLMAAQFRARTLQLGFAALAAGVALALGARSLTHLLA, translated from the coding sequence ATGGATCCACTGTTGCTTGGCGGCGTCGCCGGCGTGCTGGTTGGCCTGAGCATGGGGCTGACCGGGGCGGGCGGCGGTGTACTGGCGGTTCCGGCACTGACGATGGTGCTGGGACTGGACTTGCACCAGGCCGTACCGCTTGGCCTGCTGGCGATCGGTAGCGCCGCACTGCTGGGCAGTCTCGATGGCTTGCGCCACGGTTTGGTGCGCTACCGGGCCGCGCTGTTCATGGCGGCGATCGGTGTGCTCACCGCATCGCTCGGTACCCGCCTCGCCCATAGGCTGCCGACCGACGCGGTGATGCTGCTGTTCTGCCTCGTACTGATCGTCATCGCCGTGCGGCAGTGGTCGCAGGGCATGACGCCGATCGCATCCGGCATCGCTGACGCTGCCCTGTTCAAGCCGTGCCGGCTGGCCCCGGACAACTGGCGCTTCTGCTGGACGCCCCGTTGCTTCATGCATTTTGGCGCGATTGGCGCCTCGGCCGGATTGCTCACCGGGCTGCTCGGGGTGGGCGGTGGATTCGTCATCGTTCCGTTCATGCGCCGCTACTGCGAGCTCGGCATGCAAGGGGTGGTGGCCACCTCGCTTGCGGTCATCGCGCTGGTTTCGCTGTTCAGTGTCGGACAGGCGTTGCATGCCGGGATCGTCGTGCCCCCGGCAGGTTGGCTGTTCATCGGCGCGTGCGCGCTCGGCATGGCAGCCGGGCGGCTGATGGCGGCGCAGTTCAGGGCGCGCACCCTTCAGCTCGGTTTCGCCGCGCTTGCCGCTGGCGTAGCCCTGGCGCTGGGCGCGCGCAGCCTTACCCACCTGCTTGCTTGA
- a CDS encoding 2Fe-2S iron-sulfur cluster-binding protein translates to MAAFNRFRLFHWLLAGFFLGAYLSGDDAETLHIWLGYGLVALLVWRLLIVPLRLRGFPQLLPPKGQRSKPGLSSVGKWLTVGALGSFAIASVVGLGMVDNGDVLAALPGVGPDVFGAASDIDFIGWMGDAEEVHEFFANLGLWLIGLHVGYVLLFRRKSVWPMLRGVPKAGPASTAPSASTSTPATTSVATAFASAPAPAAGEFTRLRIVSRQAETADSCSFTLQVPAAQRARFAAQPGQFLTLKVPAAEPALLRCYSLSQRPQADGALRITIKRVPGGRASNWLLDNLQAGDCIEALPPAGVFVPRNLDDDLLLLGAGSGITPLMAILQAALVEGSGQVRLFYASRDAASLIFAEELAEWSARYPDRLQLRIWLDAEQGVPSGPAIATKIADWSAADAFICGPQPFMDAAGAALGERGVDAARIHLERFAAAAPTAAPGGRRSRLRVALDGRRHELDVPRGEVLLEAMEQAGLQPPSACRSGVCAACKCRVVEGSVSMRSNQVLSESEVRQGWALACQAEPRSAELQVEY, encoded by the coding sequence GTGGCTGCTTTCAATCGTTTCCGTCTGTTCCACTGGCTGCTGGCCGGTTTCTTTCTTGGCGCCTACCTCAGCGGTGACGACGCCGAGACGCTGCATATCTGGCTGGGCTACGGCCTGGTGGCGCTGTTGGTGTGGCGCCTGCTGATCGTGCCGCTGCGCCTGCGCGGCTTCCCACAGCTGCTGCCGCCGAAGGGCCAGCGGAGCAAGCCGGGCCTGTCGAGCGTCGGCAAGTGGCTGACGGTCGGCGCGCTGGGCAGTTTCGCCATTGCCAGCGTGGTCGGCCTGGGTATGGTCGACAACGGCGATGTGCTGGCCGCCCTGCCGGGCGTGGGGCCGGATGTCTTCGGCGCTGCCAGCGACATCGATTTCATCGGCTGGATGGGCGATGCCGAGGAGGTGCACGAGTTCTTCGCCAATCTGGGGCTGTGGCTGATCGGCCTGCATGTCGGCTATGTGCTGCTGTTCCGCCGCAAGTCGGTATGGCCGATGCTGCGCGGCGTGCCCAAGGCGGGGCCGGCTTCGACTGCACCTTCGGCTTCGACGTCGACACCGGCAACGACGTCGGTCGCGACCGCGTTCGCATCGGCGCCAGCGCCTGCCGCCGGGGAGTTCACCCGTCTGCGCATCGTCTCACGCCAGGCCGAAACCGCCGACAGCTGCTCGTTCACCCTGCAGGTGCCGGCCGCCCAGCGCGCACGCTTTGCCGCGCAGCCGGGGCAGTTCCTCACGCTGAAGGTGCCCGCTGCCGAGCCGGCGCTGCTGCGCTGCTACTCGCTGTCGCAGCGACCGCAGGCGGATGGCGCGCTGCGCATCACCATCAAGCGGGTGCCCGGCGGCCGCGCGTCGAACTGGCTGCTGGACAACCTGCAGGCCGGCGATTGCATCGAGGCGCTGCCGCCGGCCGGCGTGTTCGTGCCGCGCAACCTGGATGACGATCTGCTGCTGCTCGGCGCCGGCAGCGGTATCACGCCGCTGATGGCGATCCTGCAGGCGGCGCTGGTCGAGGGCAGCGGGCAGGTACGGCTGTTCTATGCCAGCCGCGATGCCGCCTCGCTGATCTTTGCCGAGGAGCTGGCCGAGTGGTCTGCGCGTTACCCCGATCGCCTGCAGCTGCGCATCTGGCTCGATGCCGAGCAGGGTGTGCCGAGCGGCCCGGCGATTGCCACGAAGATCGCTGACTGGTCAGCCGCCGACGCCTTCATCTGCGGGCCGCAACCGTTCATGGATGCCGCGGGTGCCGCGCTGGGCGAGCGGGGTGTGGATGCGGCGCGTATCCATCTGGAACGCTTTGCCGCCGCAGCGCCGACGGCCGCACCGGGCGGGCGCCGCAGCCGCCTGCGGGTCGCGCTCGACGGTCGCCGTCACGAGCTGGACGTGCCGCGCGGCGAGGTGCTGCTGGAGGCCATGGAACAGGCTGGCCTGCAACCGCCGAGCGCGTGCCGCTCGGGTGTCTGCGCCGCCTGCAAGTGCCGGGTGGTGGAGGGCAGCGTGAGCATGCGCAGCAACCAGGTGCTGAGCGAAAGCGAGGTGCGTCAGGGCTGGGCGCTGGCCTGCCAAGCCGAACCGCGCAGCGCCGAACTGCAAGTCGAATACTGA
- a CDS encoding periplasmic heavy metal sensor, whose amino-acid sequence MSNTTLRNALVLSVLVNVGVLAGLGWQKLSRDGLPMPSGAPTELSRELQLSASQLQRWHDAEAPFLAYLRASNASLGEHRNRLIEAIFAEQVDRTVIDAEQAKIAELQNEQQRLLIDQLLQEREILEPQQRARLAQVLTQQSFGADSIEQLHRK is encoded by the coding sequence ATGAGCAACACCACCCTGCGCAATGCCCTGGTCCTGTCCGTGCTGGTCAACGTCGGCGTGCTCGCCGGCCTTGGCTGGCAGAAACTCAGTCGCGATGGCCTGCCGATGCCCTCCGGCGCACCGACCGAGCTGTCGCGCGAGCTGCAACTGAGCGCCAGCCAGCTGCAGCGCTGGCACGATGCCGAGGCGCCGTTCCTGGCCTACCTGCGCGCCTCCAACGCCAGCCTCGGCGAACACCGCAACCGGCTGATCGAGGCGATCTTCGCCGAACAGGTGGACCGCACGGTGATCGACGCCGAGCAGGCGAAGATCGCCGAACTGCAGAACGAACAGCAGCGCCTGCTCATCGACCAGCTGCTGCAGGAGCGCGAGATCCTCGAACCGCAGCAGCGCGCGCGGCTCGCCCAGGTGCTCACGCAGCAGTCGTTCGGCGCCGACAGCATCGAGCAATTGCACCGCAAATGA
- a CDS encoding anti-sigma factor family protein gives MTEHLDMAILSAYLDNELDAAAQRHAAAHLAGCPQCRATLAELDGLGQGLRALACPELPAELQARLQRPFAPPPVRSWWARHWAQGIGAAASVLLGLLLGYALPGQPPGSSPSHDLLAVLGSTPPGALCARPEFCYLKVNLK, from the coding sequence ATGACTGAGCATCTGGACATGGCGATCCTGTCCGCCTACCTCGACAACGAACTCGACGCCGCCGCACAGCGCCACGCCGCCGCCCACCTGGCGGGTTGTCCGCAGTGTCGCGCCACCCTGGCCGAACTCGACGGGCTCGGCCAGGGCTTGCGTGCGCTGGCCTGCCCGGAGTTGCCGGCCGAGTTGCAGGCGCGTCTGCAGCGGCCCTTCGCGCCGCCGCCCGTGCGCAGCTGGTGGGCCCGGCACTGGGCGCAGGGTATCGGCGCCGCGGCGTCGGTCCTGCTCGGCCTGCTGCTCGGCTATGCCCTGCCCGGCCAGCCGCCGGGCAGCTCACCCAGCCACGACCTGCTCGCCGTCCTCGGCAGCACCCCACCCGGCGCGCTCTGCGCGCGCCCCGAATTCTGCTACCTGAAGGTAAACCTGAAATGA
- a CDS encoding ABC transporter ATP-binding protein, whose translation MSTKAFLKVEGLSKRYQPSQPPVFENINFSLEQGEFVCVIGHSGCGKSTILNVLAGLEEPSSGGVVMAGKEIAGPSLDRGVVFQGHALMPWLTVEQNIAFAVKSRHPSWSRQQIAEHGARFIEMVGLTGAAQKKPAELSGGMKQRVGIARAFAVEPKMLLMDEPFGALDALTRGVIQDELVKICAATRQTVFMITHDVDEAILLADKVMLMSNGPNARIAEIVINTLPRERTRETIHHDPQFYRIRNHLVDFLVRRSKTIQQGGEGVLGDQPLIVRPGLDDTDPPPPDPRTQQPLRRIHAV comes from the coding sequence ATGTCGACTAAAGCATTCCTCAAGGTCGAAGGGCTGAGCAAGCGTTATCAGCCAAGCCAGCCTCCCGTATTCGAGAACATCAACTTCAGCCTGGAACAAGGCGAGTTCGTCTGCGTGATCGGCCACTCCGGTTGCGGCAAGAGCACCATTCTCAATGTGCTTGCCGGCCTGGAGGAGCCAAGCAGCGGTGGCGTCGTCATGGCCGGCAAGGAAATCGCCGGTCCGAGTCTGGACCGTGGTGTGGTGTTCCAGGGGCATGCGCTGATGCCCTGGCTGACGGTCGAGCAGAACATCGCCTTCGCCGTGAAGTCCCGACACCCGTCCTGGTCGCGCCAGCAGATTGCCGAGCACGGTGCACGCTTTATCGAGATGGTCGGCCTGACCGGCGCTGCGCAAAAGAAACCGGCGGAGCTGTCCGGCGGCATGAAACAACGCGTCGGCATCGCCCGGGCCTTTGCCGTCGAGCCGAAGATGCTGCTGATGGACGAGCCATTCGGCGCACTCGATGCGCTGACCCGCGGGGTGATCCAGGACGAACTCGTGAAGATCTGCGCGGCGACCCGGCAGACCGTGTTCATGATCACCCACGATGTCGACGAGGCCATCCTCCTTGCCGACAAAGTGATGTTGATGAGCAACGGGCCCAACGCGCGGATCGCCGAGATCGTCATCAACACGCTGCCGCGCGAGCGAACCCGCGAGACCATTCATCACGACCCGCAGTTCTACCGAATCCGCAACCACCTCGTGGACTTCCTGGTGCGTCGCTCCAAGACCATCCAGCAAGGTGGCGAAGGCGTGCTCGGCGACCAGCCGCTGATCGTCCGCCCGGGCCTCGATGATACCGACCCACCACCGCCAGACCCGCGAACGCAGCAACCGCTGCGCCGCATCCACGCTGTTTGA